One part of the Raphanus sativus cultivar WK10039 chromosome 7, ASM80110v3, whole genome shotgun sequence genome encodes these proteins:
- the LOC108836062 gene encoding 2-hydroxy-palmitic acid dioxygenase mpo1 isoform X2 yields MSNRNGLLDLEKHFAFYGAYHNNHVNIIIHTLFVWPNVFATLLCLYCTQPILDPSQLGFIEALTFDSALRLDIGFILTVIYAVFYICLDKKSGVLAALLCFSCWIGSSFLAARLGHSLTLKVGVASQLLCWTGQFLGHGLFEKRAPALLDNLVQAFLMGPFFVLLESGFGYEPYPGFKARVDCRIENDIKEWREEKQNKKKLM; encoded by the exons ATGAGCAACCGCAACGGTTTACTCGATCTAGAGAAGCATTTCGCCTTCTACGGAGCTTATCACAACAACCACGTGAACATAATCATCCACACACTATTCGTATGGCCTAACGTCTTCGCCACCCTACTTTGCCTCTACTGTACGCAACCGATTCTTGATCCATCTCAATTAGGGTTCATCGAAGCGTTGACCTTCGACAGTGCCCTACGCTTGGACATTGGTTTTATTCTCACTGTGATCTATGCTGTCTTCTACATATGTTTGGATAAGAAGTCTGGAGTTTTAGCTGCTCTGTTATGTTTCTCTTGCTGGATCGGCTCCAGCTTTCTCGCAGCTCGTCTAGGACATTCCTTGACCTTGAAG GTTGGAGTAGCTTCTCAGCTCCTATGCTGGACCGGTCAGTTCCTCGGTCACGGCTTGTTTGag AAACGAGCTCCTGCGCTTCTAGACAATCTAGTCCAAGCTTTTCTGATGGGTCCTTTCTTCGTGTTGCTCGAG TCTGGTTTTGGATACGAGCCATACCCTGGATTTAAAGCACGCGTTGACTGCAGGATAGAGAATGATatcaaggaatggagagaagagaaacaGAACAAGAAGAAGCTCATGTAA
- the LOC108836062 gene encoding 2-hydroxy-palmitic acid dioxygenase MPO1 isoform X1, with protein sequence MSNRNGLLDLEKHFAFYGAYHNNHVNIIIHTLFVWPNVFATLLCLYCTQPILDPSQLGFIEALTFDSALRLDIGFILTVIYAVFYICLDKKSGVLAALLCFSCWIGSSFLAARLGHSLTLKVGVASQLLCWTGQFLGHGLFEKRAPALLDNLVQAFLMGPFFVLLEVMQSGFGYEPYPGFKARVDCRIENDIKEWREEKQNKKKLM encoded by the exons ATGAGCAACCGCAACGGTTTACTCGATCTAGAGAAGCATTTCGCCTTCTACGGAGCTTATCACAACAACCACGTGAACATAATCATCCACACACTATTCGTATGGCCTAACGTCTTCGCCACCCTACTTTGCCTCTACTGTACGCAACCGATTCTTGATCCATCTCAATTAGGGTTCATCGAAGCGTTGACCTTCGACAGTGCCCTACGCTTGGACATTGGTTTTATTCTCACTGTGATCTATGCTGTCTTCTACATATGTTTGGATAAGAAGTCTGGAGTTTTAGCTGCTCTGTTATGTTTCTCTTGCTGGATCGGCTCCAGCTTTCTCGCAGCTCGTCTAGGACATTCCTTGACCTTGAAG GTTGGAGTAGCTTCTCAGCTCCTATGCTGGACCGGTCAGTTCCTCGGTCACGGCTTGTTTGag AAACGAGCTCCTGCGCTTCTAGACAATCTAGTCCAAGCTTTTCTGATGGGTCCTTTCTTCGTGTTGCTCGAG GTGATGCAGTCTGGTTTTGGATACGAGCCATACCCTGGATTTAAAGCACGCGTTGACTGCAGGATAGAGAATGATatcaaggaatggagagaagagaaacaGAACAAGAAGAAGCTCATGTAA